From Xiphophorus hellerii strain 12219 chromosome 9, Xiphophorus_hellerii-4.1, whole genome shotgun sequence, a single genomic window includes:
- the LOC116725805 gene encoding tetraspanin-33 isoform X1: MLQLECCSWNAAAGRHKPRCRSGTSRMFLTETMRGYRGVKYTLFFFCYCFWVVSAVLIAVGIYAKVAKEKDVVDTLTVDPALLLIVVGLLMFLITFLGCFGALRNATCLLKTFLSILAVVLVLQVAAGAVTYVFTDLVMERTETLMMKGVVRYREDQDLENAIDFVQKKFQCCGVENYKDWSRNVYFECSESNPSLEVCGVPFSCCIHLQNQTVLNTMCGYGMQQQQEAAARQHIFTAGCLQRIVLWAQKNLLLVAGLTAGLLLLEVCMMGLAAAQAAWIHRVRRRQKVSEGRRAEERKERLWFPAFADFTEE; the protein is encoded by the exons aTGCTGCAGCTGGAATGCTGCAGCTGGAATGCCGCAGCAGGTCGACACAAGCCTCGCTGCCgatcaggaaccagcaggaTGTTCCTGACAGAAACCATGAGAGGATACCGCGGCGTCAAGTACACCTTGTTCTTCTTCTGCTACTGTTTCTGG GTCGTCAGTGCCGTCCTAATCGCCGTCGGGATCTATGCCAAGGTCGCCAAGGAGAAAG atgtAGTCGACACTCTGACCGTGGATCCAGCGCTGCTGCTGATTGTCGTCGGATTGTTGATGTTCCTCATCACCTTCCTGGGATGTTTCGGAGCGCTGCGGAACGCCACCTGCCTGCTGAAGACG TTCCTGTCCATCCTGgctgtggttctggtcctgCAGGTCGCTGCTGGAGCTGTGACTTACGTTTTTACCGACTTG GTGATGGAGAGGACGGAGACGCTGATGATGAAGGGCGTCGTCCGCTACAGGGAGGATCAGGACCTGGAGAACGCCATCGACTTTGTGCAGAAGAAG TTCCAGTGCTGCGGCGTGGAAAACTACAAGGACTGGTCCCGGAACGTCTACTTCGAGTGTTCTGAGAGCAACCCCAGCCTGGAAGTCTGCGGCGTTCCCTTCTCCTGCTGCATCCACCTGCAGAACCAG ACGGTGCTGAACACCATGTGTGGTTACggcatgcagcagcagcaggaagcggCGGCCCGGCAGCACATCTTCACGGCCGGCTGCCTGCAGCGGATCGTCCTGTGGGCCCAGAAGAACCTGCTGCTGGTGGCCGGGCTGACGGCcggtctgctgctgctggag GTGTGCATGATGGGTCTGGCCGCAGCGCAGGCGGCCTGGATCCACCGGGTCCGACGGAGGCAGAAGGTCAGTGAAGGTCGCCGggcagaggagaggaaggagaggcTCTGGTTTCCCGCCTTCGCTGACTTCACTGaggaatga
- the LOC116725805 gene encoding tetraspanin-33 isoform X2, which produces MLQLECCSWNAAAGRHKPRCRSGTSRMFLTETMRGYRGVKYTLFFFCYCFWVVSAVLIAVGIYAKVAKEKDVVDTLTVDPALLLIVVGLLMFLITFLGCFGALRNATCLLKTFLSILAVVLVLQVMERTETLMMKGVVRYREDQDLENAIDFVQKKFQCCGVENYKDWSRNVYFECSESNPSLEVCGVPFSCCIHLQNQTVLNTMCGYGMQQQQEAAARQHIFTAGCLQRIVLWAQKNLLLVAGLTAGLLLLEVCMMGLAAAQAAWIHRVRRRQKVSEGRRAEERKERLWFPAFADFTEE; this is translated from the exons aTGCTGCAGCTGGAATGCTGCAGCTGGAATGCCGCAGCAGGTCGACACAAGCCTCGCTGCCgatcaggaaccagcaggaTGTTCCTGACAGAAACCATGAGAGGATACCGCGGCGTCAAGTACACCTTGTTCTTCTTCTGCTACTGTTTCTGG GTCGTCAGTGCCGTCCTAATCGCCGTCGGGATCTATGCCAAGGTCGCCAAGGAGAAAG atgtAGTCGACACTCTGACCGTGGATCCAGCGCTGCTGCTGATTGTCGTCGGATTGTTGATGTTCCTCATCACCTTCCTGGGATGTTTCGGAGCGCTGCGGAACGCCACCTGCCTGCTGAAGACG TTCCTGTCCATCCTGgctgtggttctggtcctgCAG GTGATGGAGAGGACGGAGACGCTGATGATGAAGGGCGTCGTCCGCTACAGGGAGGATCAGGACCTGGAGAACGCCATCGACTTTGTGCAGAAGAAG TTCCAGTGCTGCGGCGTGGAAAACTACAAGGACTGGTCCCGGAACGTCTACTTCGAGTGTTCTGAGAGCAACCCCAGCCTGGAAGTCTGCGGCGTTCCCTTCTCCTGCTGCATCCACCTGCAGAACCAG ACGGTGCTGAACACCATGTGTGGTTACggcatgcagcagcagcaggaagcggCGGCCCGGCAGCACATCTTCACGGCCGGCTGCCTGCAGCGGATCGTCCTGTGGGCCCAGAAGAACCTGCTGCTGGTGGCCGGGCTGACGGCcggtctgctgctgctggag GTGTGCATGATGGGTCTGGCCGCAGCGCAGGCGGCCTGGATCCACCGGGTCCGACGGAGGCAGAAGGTCAGTGAAGGTCGCCGggcagaggagaggaaggagaggcTCTGGTTTCCCGCCTTCGCTGACTTCACTGaggaatga